The following proteins are co-located in the Microbacterium sp. SORGH_AS_0888 genome:
- a CDS encoding hemolysin family protein, producing the protein MTVLLLLLLAVVLIAFGGLMSAIDAALGVTSRQDLAELGETGRNEKALRRIAADPEAHANAVAFIRVLAETAAAAVVTAAFMLVFDSIWWALLAAVVIMTGISFVAVGASPRAVGRRNARGLLRGSARIVRGVRILLGPLAHGLVALSSRVTPGGARASSFDSEEQLLSMVDEAAMQDLIEEDDRDLIHSVFEFTDTYVRQVMVPRTDMVVIGADATARVALGVFLDKGVSRMPIMSDDGEEVEGILYLKDLVQFAFRDERAWEDLPAVRIARPPEFVPESMRAETLLQQMKRDAVHVCMVVDEYGGIAGLVTLEDLIEELVGEISDEYDAPNAEVVELEPGRYRVSARLGLDEVGDLFGLELDDDDVDSIGGVLAKVLGRVPQPGDTVEYEGLEITGGTSRGRGRGLATVFVERKDADDD; encoded by the coding sequence ATGACCGTCCTCCTGCTCCTCCTGCTCGCGGTCGTGCTGATCGCGTTCGGAGGCCTCATGTCCGCGATCGACGCGGCGCTGGGGGTCACGTCCCGGCAGGATCTGGCCGAGCTCGGCGAGACCGGTCGCAACGAGAAGGCGCTGCGGCGCATCGCCGCCGACCCGGAGGCGCACGCGAACGCGGTGGCGTTCATCCGGGTGCTGGCCGAGACGGCGGCCGCCGCCGTCGTCACGGCGGCGTTCATGCTGGTCTTCGACAGCATCTGGTGGGCGCTGCTGGCGGCCGTCGTGATCATGACGGGCATCTCGTTCGTCGCGGTGGGCGCGAGCCCCCGCGCCGTCGGCCGTCGCAACGCACGGGGCCTGCTGCGCGGCTCGGCGCGCATCGTGCGCGGCGTGCGGATCCTGCTCGGCCCGCTCGCGCACGGTCTGGTGGCGCTCAGCAGCCGCGTCACGCCCGGGGGCGCCCGCGCGTCGTCGTTCGACTCGGAGGAGCAGCTGCTCAGCATGGTCGACGAGGCCGCCATGCAGGACCTCATCGAGGAGGACGACCGCGACCTCATCCACTCCGTGTTCGAGTTCACGGACACCTACGTGCGGCAGGTCATGGTGCCGCGCACCGACATGGTCGTGATCGGCGCGGACGCGACGGCGCGCGTCGCCCTCGGGGTGTTCCTCGACAAGGGCGTCTCGCGCATGCCGATCATGTCCGACGACGGTGAGGAGGTGGAGGGCATCCTCTACCTCAAGGACCTCGTCCAGTTCGCCTTCCGGGACGAGCGCGCCTGGGAGGATCTCCCGGCCGTGCGGATCGCTCGTCCGCCGGAGTTCGTCCCGGAGTCGATGCGGGCCGAGACCCTGTTGCAGCAGATGAAGCGCGATGCCGTGCACGTGTGCATGGTGGTCGACGAGTACGGCGGCATCGCCGGTCTCGTGACGCTCGAGGACCTCATCGAGGAGCTCGTGGGCGAGATCTCGGACGAGTACGACGCGCCGAACGCCGAGGTCGTCGAGCTCGAGCCCGGTCGCTACCGGGTGAGCGCACGGCTCGGGCTCGACGAGGTCGGCGACCTCTTCGGGCTCGAGCTCGACGACGACGACGTCGACTCGATCGGCGGTGTCCTCGCCAAGGTGCTCGGACGCGTGCCGCAGCCGGGCGATACGGTCGAGTACGAGGGTCTCGAGATCACCGGGGGCACGTCACGTGGCCGGGGTCGGGGGCTCGCGACAGTGTTCGTGGAACGGAAGGACGCCGACGATGACTGA
- a CDS encoding HIT domain-containing protein: MSEPSIFTRILEGEIPSEIIAQTDRVFAIRDIAPRAPLHLLVIPKSAQYRDVVELAAGDPSLMAEMVALAQQLADEHADGDFRLIFNRGAGAGQTVFHVHAHVLGGGLTEGSLGD, translated from the coding sequence ATGAGCGAGCCTTCCATCTTCACGCGCATCCTGGAGGGCGAGATCCCGAGTGAGATCATCGCCCAGACCGACCGGGTCTTCGCCATCCGCGACATCGCTCCTCGTGCGCCCCTTCACCTGCTCGTCATCCCCAAGTCCGCCCAGTACCGCGATGTGGTCGAGCTCGCCGCGGGCGATCCGTCGCTGATGGCGGAGATGGTCGCGCTCGCGCAGCAGCTCGCCGACGAGCACGCCGACGGCGACTTCCGTCTCATCTTCAACCGGGGCGCCGGTGCCGGGCAGACGGTGTTCCACGTGCACGCCCATGTGCTCGGCGGCGGCCTCACCGAGGGGAGCCTGGGTGACTGA
- a CDS encoding PhoH family protein — protein MCSAAASPRGAWVTDAPEGTVVEHLFADGIAMVRLLGPDDRLLRVVEREHPDVDVHVRGNEITLSGAPAAVAAARTLVEEMLEMTRTGVDLAPTDVASSQRILADGQGVRPSEVMGEAILSSRGRVIRPKTLGQKAYVDAIDENTIVFGIGPAGTGKTYLAMAKAVQALQRKEVDRIILSRPAIEAGERLGFLPGTLTDKIDPYLRPLYDALNEMLDPELVPKLMATGTIEVAPLAYMRGRTLNNSFVVLDEAQNTTPEQMKMFLTRLGFGTKMVVTGDITQVDLPQGASGLRLVTQVLSDIDDIHFSTLTSDDVVRHSLVGRIVDAYTAYDEKRLAARRERDEAAEFANRAERRSGARDRLPKRGRP, from the coding sequence ATGTGCTCGGCGGCGGCCTCACCGAGGGGAGCCTGGGTGACTGACGCCCCCGAGGGCACGGTCGTCGAGCACCTGTTCGCCGACGGCATCGCGATGGTCCGGCTGCTCGGTCCCGACGACCGGCTCCTGCGCGTCGTCGAGCGGGAGCATCCGGATGTCGATGTGCACGTGCGCGGCAACGAGATCACGCTCTCCGGAGCCCCCGCCGCGGTCGCCGCCGCTCGTACGCTCGTCGAGGAGATGCTGGAGATGACCCGCACGGGCGTCGACCTCGCTCCCACCGACGTGGCCTCCTCGCAGCGCATCCTCGCCGACGGGCAGGGAGTGCGGCCGTCGGAGGTCATGGGCGAGGCGATCCTGTCGTCCCGCGGGCGCGTCATCCGGCCCAAGACCCTGGGGCAGAAGGCCTACGTCGATGCGATCGACGAGAACACCATCGTCTTCGGCATCGGTCCCGCCGGCACCGGCAAGACGTATCTCGCGATGGCCAAGGCCGTGCAGGCGCTGCAGCGCAAAGAGGTCGACCGCATCATCCTCAGCCGGCCCGCGATCGAGGCGGGGGAGCGGCTGGGATTCCTGCCCGGCACGCTGACCGACAAGATCGACCCGTATCTGCGGCCGCTCTACGACGCGCTCAACGAGATGCTCGATCCGGAGCTCGTGCCCAAGCTCATGGCGACGGGCACGATCGAGGTCGCCCCGCTGGCGTACATGCGCGGGCGCACGCTCAACAACTCCTTCGTCGTTCTCGACGAGGCGCAGAACACGACGCCCGAGCAGATGAAGATGTTCCTCACCCGTCTCGGCTTCGGCACGAAGATGGTCGTGACCGGCGACATCACCCAGGTCGACCTGCCCCAGGGCGCCTCGGGTCTCCGGCTCGTGACCCAGGTGCTGAGCGACATCGACGACATCCACTTCTCGACGCTCACGAGCGATGACGTCGTGCGCCACTCGCTCGTCGGTCGCATCGTCGACGCCTACACCGCCTACGACGAGAAGCGTCTCGCCGCGCGACGGGAGCGCGACGAGGCCGCCGAGTTCGCCAATCGTGCGGAGCGCCGCTCGGGCGCCCGTGACCGCCTTCCCAAACGAGGACGACCATGA
- the leuA gene encoding 2-isopropylmalate synthase has product MENTQKPSGMPTHKYRPFHEQIRVDLPDRTWPDARITTAPRWCAVDLRDGNQALIDPMSPERKRVMFELLVRMGYKEIEVGFPSASQTDFDFVRELIEQDLIPDDVTIQVLTQAREHLIARTYEAIAGAKRAIVHLYNSTSVLQREVVFRSDKQGIIDIATAGARLCRQYEKTVPETQVFYEYSPESYTGTELEFAVEVCNQVLEIFEPTPERKVIINLPATVEMATPNVYADSIEWMGRHLNHRENVIISLHPHNDRGTAVAAAELGYMAGADRIEGCLFGNGERTGNVDLVALGVNLFTQGIDPQIDFSDIDQVKRTAEYCNQLPVPERSPWAGDLVFTAFSGSHQDAIKKGFEAMAAKADAAGVTVDEIEWAVPYLPIDPKDLGRSYEAVIRVNSQSGKGGVAYLLKNDHALDLPRKLQIEFSGVVQAKTDAEGGEVTSDEIWRIFTDEYLPAEVDEERWGRFELLGTRTQSDLSGDVRLDVTLRDGDQRFDASGAGNGPVAAFIEIVREQGFEVTLYDYVEHAMSSGGDAQAAAYVELQVDGERLWGVGIDGDISTASLKAIVSGVNRAIRTRERSGELAAV; this is encoded by the coding sequence ATGGAGAACACCCAGAAGCCGTCGGGCATGCCGACGCACAAGTACCGGCCGTTCCACGAGCAGATCCGCGTCGACCTGCCCGACCGCACCTGGCCGGACGCCCGCATCACGACCGCGCCCCGGTGGTGCGCGGTCGACCTGCGCGACGGCAACCAGGCGCTCATCGACCCGATGAGCCCCGAGCGCAAGCGCGTCATGTTCGAGCTGCTGGTGCGCATGGGCTACAAGGAGATCGAGGTCGGCTTCCCCTCCGCGAGCCAGACCGACTTCGACTTCGTGCGCGAGCTGATCGAGCAGGACCTCATCCCGGACGACGTCACGATCCAGGTGCTGACGCAGGCGCGCGAGCACCTGATCGCGCGCACGTACGAGGCCATCGCCGGCGCCAAGCGCGCCATCGTGCACCTGTACAACTCCACGAGCGTGCTGCAGCGCGAGGTCGTGTTCCGCTCGGACAAGCAGGGCATCATCGACATCGCGACGGCGGGCGCCCGCCTGTGCCGGCAGTACGAGAAGACGGTGCCCGAGACGCAGGTGTTCTACGAGTACTCGCCCGAGAGCTACACCGGCACCGAGCTGGAGTTCGCGGTCGAGGTGTGCAACCAGGTGCTCGAGATCTTCGAGCCGACCCCGGAGCGCAAGGTCATCATCAACCTGCCCGCGACGGTCGAGATGGCCACGCCCAACGTGTACGCCGACTCGATCGAGTGGATGGGGCGTCACCTCAACCACCGCGAGAACGTCATCATCTCGCTGCATCCCCACAACGACCGCGGCACGGCGGTCGCCGCAGCGGAGCTGGGGTACATGGCCGGTGCCGACCGCATCGAGGGGTGCCTGTTCGGCAACGGCGAGCGCACCGGCAACGTCGACCTGGTCGCGCTCGGGGTGAACCTGTTCACGCAGGGCATCGACCCGCAGATCGACTTCAGCGACATCGACCAGGTCAAGCGCACGGCGGAGTACTGCAACCAGCTGCCGGTGCCCGAGCGCAGCCCCTGGGCGGGCGATCTGGTCTTCACCGCCTTCAGCGGCTCGCACCAGGACGCGATCAAGAAGGGCTTCGAGGCGATGGCGGCGAAGGCCGACGCCGCGGGCGTCACGGTCGACGAGATCGAGTGGGCGGTTCCCTACCTGCCGATCGACCCGAAGGACCTGGGCCGGTCGTACGAGGCCGTCATCCGCGTCAACTCGCAGTCCGGCAAGGGCGGCGTCGCCTACCTGCTGAAGAACGATCACGCGCTCGACCTGCCCAGGAAGCTCCAGATCGAGTTCTCCGGCGTCGTCCAGGCCAAGACCGACGCCGAGGGCGGCGAGGTCACGAGCGACGAGATCTGGCGCATCTTCACCGACGAGTACCTGCCGGCCGAGGTCGACGAGGAGCGGTGGGGCAGGTTCGAGCTGCTCGGGACCCGCACGCAGAGCGATCTCTCCGGCGACGTGCGGCTCGACGTGACCCTGCGCGACGGCGACCAGCGCTTCGACGCCTCCGGCGCGGGCAACGGCCCGGTCGCGGCGTTCATCGAGATCGTGCGGGAGCAGGGCTTCGAGGTGACGCTGTACGACTACGTCGAGCATGCGATGAGCTCGGGCGGCGACGCGCAGGCCGCGGCCTACGTCGAGCTGCAGGTCGACGGCGAGCGCCTGTGGGGCGTCGGAATCGATGGCGACATCTCCACCGCGTCCCTCAAAGCGATCGTGTCGGGCGTGAACCGGGCGATCCGCACGCGGGAGCGCTCCGGCGAGCTCGCCGCCGTCTGA
- the hrcA gene encoding heat-inducible transcriptional repressor HrcA has product MVSERGLEVLRAIVQDYVATREPVGSKSIVDRHSFGVSAATIRNDMALLEDEELIVAPHTSSGRVPTDKGFRVFVNHLAELRPLTAAQRSAISAFLADPADLDDLLARTVRALTQLTGQVALVQYPSFERANVTHVELVHLGGTRIVAILVTDTGRVSQRVAVLPDELDETDVAALRARVSVLVTGRSVREGVTVVEQAVAALRADGPRGDRAVRAALRVVAEELEEFRQDRLVMAGAANLARSEGDFRGSIFPLLEAIEEQVTLLRLMGEMVADEQGLAASIGRENEPFGLAEASVVTSDYETGVGAARMGVLGPVRMDYPSNLGAVRAVARYLSRLLDEDERAR; this is encoded by the coding sequence GTGGTCAGCGAACGCGGACTCGAAGTGCTGCGCGCGATCGTGCAGGACTACGTCGCCACACGTGAGCCGGTGGGCAGCAAGTCGATCGTCGACCGGCACTCCTTCGGCGTGTCCGCCGCCACGATCCGCAACGACATGGCCCTGCTCGAAGACGAGGAGCTCATCGTGGCTCCGCACACGTCGTCGGGTCGCGTGCCCACCGACAAGGGCTTCCGCGTCTTCGTCAACCACCTCGCCGAGCTGCGCCCGCTGACCGCGGCCCAGCGCTCGGCGATCAGCGCGTTCCTGGCCGACCCGGCCGACCTCGACGACCTGCTCGCGCGGACGGTGCGTGCGCTCACTCAGCTCACGGGCCAGGTCGCGCTCGTGCAGTACCCCTCTTTCGAGCGCGCCAACGTCACCCACGTCGAGCTCGTGCATCTGGGCGGCACGCGGATCGTCGCGATCCTGGTGACGGACACCGGACGCGTCTCGCAGCGCGTCGCCGTGCTGCCGGACGAGCTCGACGAGACGGACGTCGCCGCGCTGCGCGCGCGCGTGTCCGTTCTGGTGACGGGGCGCTCGGTGCGTGAGGGCGTCACCGTCGTGGAGCAGGCGGTCGCAGCGCTGCGGGCCGACGGCCCGCGCGGCGACCGTGCGGTGCGCGCCGCGCTCCGGGTCGTGGCCGAAGAGCTCGAGGAGTTCCGTCAGGACCGCCTGGTCATGGCCGGCGCCGCCAACCTCGCCCGGAGCGAGGGCGACTTCCGCGGCAGTATCTTCCCGCTTCTCGAGGCGATCGAGGAGCAGGTGACCCTGCTGCGGCTGATGGGCGAGATGGTGGCCGATGAGCAGGGGCTGGCGGCGTCCATCGGCCGGGAGAACGAGCCCTTCGGGCTGGCGGAGGCGTCCGTGGTCACGAGCGACTACGAGACCGGCGTGGGGGCGGCGCGCATGGGCGTGCTCGGCCCCGTGCGCATGGACTACCCGAGCAACCTCGGCGCGGTGCGGGCGGTGGCCCGGTACCTCAGCCGGCTGCTCGACGAGGACGAGCGCGCCCGCTGA
- the era gene encoding GTPase Era, whose translation MTDPGFRSGFVTFVGRPNVGKSTLMNALVGEKIAITSEKPQTTRRAIRGVVNRSDGQLIVVDTPGIHRPRTLLGQRLNDLVEDVLGDVDVIAFCAPATQDVGPGDRRIAESLDGYPRAKKIALVTKTDAASRDQITQRLMEVDALREDWAAVIPLSAVAGAQLDVLVTELLALLPEGPPLYEDGVVTDESTSDRIAEIIREAALEGVRDELPHSIAVTIDDLEEREGGGLTDIYASIVVERDSQKAIIIGHKGSRLRDVGSRARAQIEPLVGTKVFLKLHVRVAKEWQRDPKQLGRLGF comes from the coding sequence ATGACTGACCCCGGGTTCCGCAGCGGCTTCGTGACCTTCGTCGGACGCCCCAACGTGGGCAAGTCGACGCTCATGAACGCCCTGGTGGGAGAGAAGATCGCGATCACGAGCGAGAAGCCGCAGACCACGCGTCGCGCGATCCGCGGCGTCGTCAACCGCTCCGACGGTCAGCTGATCGTCGTCGACACTCCCGGCATCCATCGCCCGCGGACGCTGCTCGGGCAGCGGCTCAACGACCTCGTCGAGGACGTTCTGGGCGACGTCGACGTGATCGCCTTCTGCGCTCCCGCGACCCAGGACGTCGGGCCCGGCGATCGACGCATCGCCGAGTCCCTGGACGGCTACCCGCGTGCGAAGAAGATCGCGCTGGTGACCAAGACCGATGCGGCCTCGCGCGACCAGATCACGCAGCGGCTCATGGAGGTCGACGCCCTGCGCGAGGACTGGGCGGCCGTCATCCCGCTGTCCGCGGTGGCGGGTGCGCAGCTCGACGTGCTCGTGACCGAGCTGCTGGCCCTCCTGCCCGAGGGGCCGCCGCTGTACGAGGACGGCGTCGTCACCGACGAGTCGACCTCGGACCGCATCGCCGAGATCATCCGCGAGGCGGCGTTGGAGGGGGTGCGCGACGAGCTCCCGCACTCGATCGCGGTCACGATCGACGACCTCGAGGAGCGCGAGGGCGGCGGGCTGACCGACATCTACGCCAGCATCGTCGTCGAGCGCGACAGCCAGAAGGCGATCATCATCGGGCACAAGGGCTCGCGCCTGCGGGATGTCGGTTCGCGAGCCCGCGCGCAGATCGAGCCGCTGGTGGGCACCAAGGTCTTCCTGAAACTGCACGTGCGCGTCGCGAAGGAGTGGCAGCGCGATCCCAAGCAGCTGGGACGGCTCGGGTTCTGA
- the ybeY gene encoding rRNA maturation RNase YbeY, with protein MTIEITNESGVEVDETVLLRLMESNLAELRVSPDADVAILLVDEGAMEALHVQWMDEPGPTDVLSFPMDELRPGTDDSPTPAGLLGDIVLCPQVAQTQAAQASPPHPLMDELVMLTTHGLLHLLGFDHAEPAEAKEMFGLQRDLIVSFTLGERRRSR; from the coding sequence ATGACGATCGAGATCACCAACGAATCCGGCGTCGAGGTCGACGAGACGGTGCTGCTGCGGCTCATGGAGAGCAACCTCGCCGAGCTGCGGGTGAGCCCGGACGCGGATGTCGCCATCCTCCTGGTCGATGAGGGCGCCATGGAGGCGCTCCACGTGCAGTGGATGGACGAGCCGGGGCCGACGGACGTGCTCAGCTTCCCGATGGACGAGCTGCGGCCCGGCACGGACGACAGTCCGACGCCGGCGGGTCTGCTGGGCGACATCGTGCTGTGCCCGCAGGTCGCGCAGACCCAGGCCGCGCAGGCGAGCCCGCCGCATCCGCTCATGGACGAGCTGGTGATGCTGACCACGCACGGCCTGCTGCACCTGCTCGGGTTCGACCACGCCGAGCCGGCCGAGGCGAAGGAGATGTTCGGTCTGCAGCGCGATCTCATCGTCTCGTTCACGCTGGGCGAGCGTCGACGATCCCGATGA
- the dnaJ gene encoding molecular chaperone DnaJ, which yields MADHYEVLGVSRDATPDEIKKAYRRLARELHPDVNPGEDASERFKLVTHAYDVLSDPEQRRRYDMGGDSGGGFGGAGFGGFGDIFDTFFGGGGQRSRPRSRRERGQDALVRVNLELGDVVFGVHRDLEVDTAVLCETCEGSCCQPGTAPVTCDVCHGAGNVQRTVRSLIGNVVTSQPCTACQGYGTTIPYPCATCHGQGRVRARRTVSVDIPAGVETGLRLQLPGSGEVGPAGGPSGDLYLEITVAPHEVFSRDGDDLLATLDVSMTDAILGTTTRIESLDGPVDLELRPGVQAGDVLTIKGRGITPLRGSQRGDLRVGVHVVTPTRLDAKERALIEEFAKRTKAPAPRLAEYQQGLFAKLRDRFRNG from the coding sequence GTGGCTGACCACTACGAGGTTCTGGGCGTGTCCCGCGACGCGACCCCGGACGAGATCAAGAAGGCGTACCGGCGACTGGCGCGTGAGCTCCACCCCGACGTGAACCCGGGCGAGGACGCGTCGGAGCGCTTCAAGCTCGTGACGCACGCGTACGACGTCCTGAGCGACCCGGAGCAGCGCCGTCGCTACGACATGGGCGGCGACTCCGGCGGAGGCTTCGGCGGCGCGGGCTTCGGCGGCTTCGGCGACATCTTCGACACGTTCTTCGGCGGGGGCGGCCAGCGGTCGCGTCCGCGGTCGCGCCGGGAGCGCGGTCAGGATGCGCTCGTGCGCGTGAACCTCGAGCTCGGCGACGTCGTGTTCGGAGTCCACCGCGACCTCGAGGTCGACACCGCCGTGCTCTGCGAGACGTGCGAGGGCAGCTGCTGCCAGCCCGGCACGGCGCCCGTCACGTGCGACGTCTGCCACGGCGCCGGCAACGTGCAGCGCACGGTCCGCAGCCTGATCGGCAACGTCGTGACCAGCCAGCCGTGCACCGCCTGCCAGGGGTACGGCACGACGATCCCGTACCCGTGCGCGACCTGCCACGGCCAGGGCCGCGTGCGTGCGCGCCGGACCGTGTCGGTCGACATCCCCGCCGGTGTCGAGACCGGGCTGCGGCTGCAGCTGCCGGGCTCGGGCGAGGTCGGGCCCGCCGGCGGCCCCTCGGGCGACCTCTACCTCGAGATCACCGTCGCGCCCCACGAGGTGTTCAGCCGCGACGGCGACGATCTGCTCGCGACCCTCGACGTGTCGATGACGGACGCGATCCTCGGCACGACGACCCGCATCGAGTCCCTCGACGGGCCCGTCGATCTCGAGCTGCGTCCCGGCGTGCAGGCCGGGGACGTGCTCACGATCAAGGGACGCGGCATCACTCCGCTCCGCGGCTCGCAGCGCGGCGACCTCCGCGTCGGCGTGCACGTCGTGACCCCGACGCGGCTCGATGCGAAAGAGCGCGCGCTCATCGAGGAGTTCGCCAAACGCACGAAGGCGCCCGCGCCGCGCCTCGCCGAGTACCAGCAGGGCCTGTTCGCGAAGCTCCGCGACCGCTTCCGGAACGGCTGA